The following are from one region of the Arthrobacter sp. TMP15 genome:
- a CDS encoding FadR/GntR family transcriptional regulator, with amino-acid sequence MSAVETAMHGLRAKIASGELLPGQKCPPEGELAAQLGVSRSSLREAIRAMSALGVMEARHGSGTYVSSLEPAQILKGFALLVDLFPFDSVLELFEIRRSLESHAAAGAAARATPELMAELDDLVAKMEATENSADISDLDARFHEAICAAGGNSTLTSLMGLFRSRGRHFNVFDSVEGANVREASNKGHRDIVEAIRNRDPSSAATATAGHIAQTEFWLKKLRPAPDLDR; translated from the coding sequence ATGAGCGCAGTGGAGACGGCCATGCACGGGTTACGGGCCAAGATCGCATCCGGTGAGCTGCTGCCTGGCCAGAAATGCCCGCCCGAAGGCGAACTGGCCGCACAACTTGGTGTTTCGCGTAGTTCCCTACGCGAGGCAATCCGCGCCATGTCTGCCTTGGGCGTTATGGAAGCTAGACACGGCTCTGGAACCTATGTTTCCTCCCTTGAACCGGCACAGATCCTCAAGGGCTTCGCGTTGCTAGTGGACCTTTTCCCCTTTGACAGCGTTCTTGAACTTTTCGAAATACGCCGCTCCTTGGAATCACATGCTGCCGCCGGGGCAGCGGCCCGGGCAACACCTGAGCTCATGGCAGAATTGGATGATCTGGTGGCCAAAATGGAGGCCACCGAGAACTCCGCTGACATCTCCGACTTAGATGCCCGCTTCCACGAAGCGATTTGTGCCGCTGGCGGCAATTCAACTCTGACCTCATTGATGGGTCTTTTTCGGTCCCGAGGCCGGCATTTCAATGTTTTTGACAGCGTTGAGGGAGCGAACGTGCGCGAGGCCAGCAACAAGGGCCATCGGGACATTGTTGAAGCGATTAGAAATCGGGACCCTTCCTCCGCAGCCACAGCGACCGCCGGGCACATTGCGCAGACGGAGTTCTGGCTTAAGAAACTCAGGCCCGCGCCCGACCTTGACCGCTAG
- a CDS encoding ABC transporter ATP-binding protein produces the protein MIITTEQKQRTLAVQARGLRKSYGKGETEVTALKNVDLDFPAGQFTAIMGPSGSGKSTLMHCLAGLDSVSSGTIHLGDTELTALNDKALTQLRRDRIGFVFQAFNLVPTLTAEANITLPVALAGSTVDKEWFTFITTTLGLTDRLKHKPHELSGGQQQRVAVARALLTRPDVIFGDEPTGNLDSRSGAEVLGMLRRSSREMGQSIIMVTHDPVAASYADRVVLMNDGELVGQLENPTAESVLASLASLGA, from the coding sequence ATGATCATCACAACAGAGCAAAAACAACGTACGCTAGCGGTTCAGGCCCGCGGATTGCGTAAAAGCTACGGCAAAGGCGAGACAGAGGTGACCGCGCTGAAGAACGTGGATCTGGATTTCCCCGCCGGCCAGTTCACCGCGATCATGGGCCCCTCAGGCTCCGGAAAATCAACACTGATGCACTGTTTGGCTGGCCTGGACTCAGTCTCTTCAGGCACCATCCATCTAGGCGACACCGAGCTAACCGCACTGAACGACAAGGCTTTAACACAACTGCGCCGGGACCGGATTGGCTTCGTCTTCCAAGCCTTCAATCTAGTCCCGACCCTGACCGCAGAAGCCAACATCACTTTACCGGTGGCCCTGGCAGGCAGCACAGTGGACAAGGAATGGTTCACCTTCATCACCACCACGCTGGGTTTAACCGACAGGCTCAAACACAAGCCGCACGAGCTTTCCGGAGGCCAGCAACAACGTGTTGCCGTTGCCCGAGCTCTACTCACCCGCCCCGATGTCATTTTCGGCGATGAGCCCACCGGAAACCTAGATTCGCGCTCCGGCGCCGAAGTCCTGGGCATGTTGCGCCGCTCATCCCGGGAGATGGGTCAGAGCATTATTATGGTCACCCACGATCCGGTGGCAGCCTCTTATGCTGACCGCGTGGTTCTGATGAACGACGGCGAACTGGTGGGCCAGTTGGAGAATCCCACCGCCGAGTCGGTGCTGGCTTCGCTGGCTTCCTTGGGGGCATAA
- a CDS encoding ABC transporter permease produces the protein MLHVSLSQLKTHSRRFIAITLAVLLAVAFLSATLMVNASTKASLKASIGQEYASADLLISPTNEQLLTASSAEMVASSSLVAQSYPLISVYAQSDLGNTSLGASFRNMPDNSALEPLALLSGAWPSSKNEVVVDAQTAKRNSLTIGSKVTVKGEAVSGSNTASADATGGAAATSLQASITGIMASSTNPMLQGSAQFVGTLAAVRTIAPGDANFDSIAMKLKPGVTVDEAKSALSTSLDRPATTILTADEKTTEMVAMFTGGQDQLTIILLAFAAVALLVSALVVSNTFSVLVAQRTRELALLRCIGASRKQIRNSVIVEALIVGFVASILGVLTAAGIMALILALLANNPDFTFATLAVPPSAIIAGLVVGTSLTVLSALVPARAATAVAPLAALRPVDDASLQNAGGRARLIIGIVLTLLGGVGLVVGGLSANLLLALPAGAASFIGILMMATLIVPQLVSLAGILARPAGVPGRMAAANAVRNPRRTTATASALLIGVTLVTMMMTGAATARHAFDTELDGSYPVDITAQSYPGATPISPADIAAAAALPGVKHIAKLELVGSIVVGDTQLPAYAISESDALALLANPANRPGPTSAVLPKSFQSTSVSLAAGTQTTTLSATPATTDGSNALVSLASFPALDAGDPLHSQEIAPLWISVDESLDASALTDLRTSLASALHIDDYQVSGAVLEKAMFNQIIDMLLLVVTGLLAVAVFIALIGVANTLSLSVLERTRENSLLRALGLTRGQLRGMLALEAVLIAGVAALIGSFMGVIYGWAGAQSALGNFADVPVMVPWGQILLVVLVAGVAGLLASVVPAHRAAKLSPVEGMAMD, from the coding sequence GTGTTGCACGTTTCCCTGAGCCAACTTAAAACTCATTCGCGGCGGTTTATCGCCATTACTTTGGCCGTGCTCCTAGCGGTCGCATTTCTTTCGGCAACACTGATGGTCAATGCCTCCACAAAGGCATCCTTGAAGGCCAGCATCGGCCAGGAATATGCATCAGCCGATTTGCTCATCTCCCCCACAAACGAGCAACTGTTGACGGCGAGTTCGGCTGAAATGGTTGCCTCATCTTCACTGGTGGCTCAGTCCTACCCCCTGATTTCGGTGTATGCCCAGTCTGATCTAGGCAACACTTCCCTTGGCGCGTCCTTCCGGAATATGCCGGACAACTCAGCCTTGGAGCCTCTCGCGTTGCTTTCGGGAGCATGGCCCTCCAGTAAGAACGAGGTGGTGGTGGATGCGCAAACCGCCAAGCGCAATTCCCTCACGATAGGTAGCAAAGTAACTGTGAAAGGTGAGGCCGTATCCGGCAGTAATACTGCCTCCGCAGATGCCACCGGTGGCGCTGCTGCAACCAGTCTGCAGGCAAGCATCACCGGCATCATGGCCTCCTCCACAAACCCCATGTTGCAGGGCTCCGCGCAATTTGTAGGCACACTGGCCGCTGTGCGCACCATTGCGCCCGGCGACGCTAACTTTGACAGCATCGCTATGAAGCTAAAACCCGGTGTCACCGTGGATGAGGCCAAATCGGCGCTCTCCACCAGTCTGGACCGTCCTGCAACAACAATCCTGACAGCGGATGAAAAGACCACTGAAATGGTGGCCATGTTCACAGGGGGTCAGGACCAACTGACCATCATCTTGTTGGCATTCGCCGCCGTTGCCTTGCTAGTTTCGGCATTGGTGGTCTCCAATACGTTCTCCGTGCTGGTTGCTCAGAGGACTCGGGAGTTGGCACTGTTGCGCTGTATTGGAGCCAGCCGGAAACAGATTCGCAACTCCGTCATAGTTGAAGCACTCATTGTGGGCTTCGTGGCCTCGATACTGGGTGTTCTTACAGCGGCGGGTATCATGGCCTTGATCTTGGCGCTGCTGGCCAACAACCCTGACTTCACCTTTGCCACTTTGGCGGTACCGCCGTCGGCCATCATTGCCGGGCTTGTGGTAGGAACCTCGCTCACGGTACTGTCCGCTCTAGTTCCCGCCCGAGCTGCAACAGCTGTGGCACCTCTGGCTGCGTTGCGGCCCGTTGATGACGCCTCACTGCAGAATGCTGGCGGCCGCGCACGTCTAATAATCGGGATTGTGCTCACGCTGCTCGGCGGCGTGGGGCTGGTTGTTGGCGGCCTGAGCGCAAACCTACTCTTGGCGTTGCCCGCCGGAGCTGCCTCCTTCATAGGCATCCTGATGATGGCCACTCTCATTGTGCCCCAGCTGGTCTCACTAGCTGGGATACTGGCTCGTCCCGCCGGGGTCCCGGGGCGAATGGCCGCCGCCAACGCGGTGCGGAATCCGCGTAGGACCACGGCAACGGCCTCAGCCCTCCTCATTGGAGTGACTCTTGTAACCATGATGATGACTGGCGCAGCAACAGCCAGACACGCCTTTGATACCGAGCTTGACGGCAGTTATCCGGTAGATATCACCGCCCAGAGCTATCCCGGGGCAACCCCGATTTCGCCGGCCGATATCGCAGCAGCAGCGGCACTCCCAGGCGTCAAGCATATTGCCAAACTGGAGCTGGTTGGTTCCATAGTGGTCGGGGATACGCAGCTGCCTGCCTACGCAATATCAGAGTCCGATGCGCTGGCTTTACTGGCGAATCCCGCCAACCGTCCCGGCCCTACATCAGCAGTACTGCCCAAGAGTTTCCAAAGCACCTCGGTCAGTCTGGCCGCCGGAACTCAAACAACCACTCTGAGCGCAACCCCGGCCACAACCGATGGCTCAAATGCTCTGGTTTCCTTGGCGAGCTTCCCTGCGCTGGATGCCGGCGACCCGCTGCACAGCCAAGAAATTGCTCCCCTATGGATTTCCGTTGACGAGTCACTAGATGCTAGCGCCCTAACGGATCTGCGCACATCTCTGGCCAGTGCGTTGCATATTGACGATTACCAGGTCAGCGGTGCCGTTCTGGAGAAGGCCATGTTCAACCAGATCATCGATATGTTGCTGCTTGTGGTTACAGGGCTGCTGGCCGTGGCCGTGTTCATTGCGCTGATCGGCGTGGCGAACACGCTGTCATTGTCCGTGTTGGAACGGACCCGGGAAAATTCCTTACTGCGGGCCTTGGGTCTCACACGAGGTCAGCTGCGAGGCATGTTGGCGCTGGAAGCGGTCCTGATTGCCGGAGTTGCCGCGCTCATAGGCTCCTTCATGGGCGTCATCTACGGTTGGGCTGGCGCGCAATCGGCCCTAGGCAACTTTGCCGACGTCCCAGTCATGGTCCCTTGGGGTCAAATCTTGCTGGTGGTGCTCGTAGCTGGCGTTGCCGGTCTCCTGGCCTCAGTAGTGCCGGCTCACCGCGCTGCGAAGCTCTCACCTGTTGAGGGAATGGCCATGGACTGA
- a CDS encoding type IV toxin-antitoxin system AbiEi family antitoxin domain-containing protein, with translation MNLPRLIRPADLEKVGQDRRALVTLTNKGELTRLRRGIYMKSTEWTELNLPQKYGMKTLAYQQQTLRQPVFTHATAGLLWGLWLVRTPQKLHVMTDVMTSGRSKNGVVRHRGSMTEGMLRCGPFLLTDKITTVMQLILSLDFPSAVAICDSSLRIPNRNYMLNHFTPAGSESDFTEPTWQSTDPQGPPLQLADLVNSAELLPTKAAQRRALAIINFSSSLSGSAGESISRAKMHQWGFPAPVLQKHFTLRDGSNAFVDFWFEEQKIVGEFDGKGKYLRGDWGGGLSIQQRVLKEKQRENQIRAQGNGFVRWDWKEMMNRERFIYLLREAGLRQK, from the coding sequence ATGAACTTGCCACGCCTGATCCGTCCGGCCGATCTTGAAAAGGTGGGACAAGACCGCCGCGCACTTGTCACGCTTACCAATAAAGGTGAGCTGACACGCCTACGGCGTGGCATCTATATGAAATCTACCGAGTGGACTGAACTCAATCTGCCACAAAAATACGGCATGAAGACGCTCGCTTACCAACAACAAACACTGCGACAGCCCGTTTTTACGCATGCCACCGCTGGGCTCCTATGGGGTCTTTGGCTAGTGCGAACACCCCAGAAGCTGCACGTCATGACGGATGTTATGACCAGCGGCCGGTCCAAGAACGGGGTGGTCCGTCACCGCGGTTCGATGACTGAAGGGATGCTGCGCTGTGGCCCGTTCTTACTAACAGACAAAATTACAACCGTCATGCAACTGATTCTGTCACTTGATTTTCCCTCCGCGGTGGCCATCTGCGACTCAAGTTTGCGCATCCCAAACCGCAACTACATGCTCAATCACTTCACTCCCGCAGGTTCGGAGTCGGACTTCACCGAGCCAACATGGCAGAGCACAGACCCACAAGGTCCGCCATTACAGCTTGCGGACCTTGTGAACTCAGCAGAGCTCCTACCCACCAAGGCCGCGCAGCGACGAGCCCTTGCCATCATCAACTTCAGCTCCTCCCTCTCAGGATCGGCCGGCGAGTCGATCAGCCGTGCAAAAATGCACCAATGGGGATTCCCCGCGCCCGTACTGCAAAAACATTTCACACTACGTGATGGCAGCAACGCGTTTGTGGACTTCTGGTTCGAGGAGCAGAAAATAGTGGGTGAATTTGATGGCAAGGGCAAGTACCTGCGCGGTGATTGGGGAGGTGGGCTCAGCATTCAACAACGCGTGTTGAAGGAAAAGCAACGTGAGAACCAGATCCGTGCCCAAGGAAATGGTTTCGTGCGCTGGGATTGGAAGGAAATGATGAACAGGGAACGGTTCATCTACCTTTTACGCGAAGCGGGACTGCGTCAAAAATAG
- the metG gene encoding methionine--tRNA ligase, translating to MRTTDSAKTPYYLTTAITYPNGVPHIGHAYEYIATDAMARFKRLDGFDVMFLTGTDEHGMKIAQTAEKEGLTPKELVDRNVTIFKETHAALGISYDRFIRTTDADHYAASQAIWQKMEEAGDIYLGKYEGWYSVRDEAYYGEDETELREDGNRYSKVTDTVLTWTEEESYFFRLSNYQDKLLALYDSVPEFGAPRTRFNEVISFVKGGLEDLSVSRTTFDWGVPVPGNDKHVMYVWVDALTNYLTGVGYPDVDSEAFKNYWPADVHVIGKDISRFHAVYWPAFLMSAGLELPKRVMIHGFLHNNGVKMSKSLGNVVAPADWVAQYGLDQVRFFLLREVHFGADGSYNHDAVVGRMNADLANNLGNLAQRSLSMVAKNCSGTVPAPGAFTSADEEILAAVHGLLEHSRNAYEVQDFHGSLEKIWLVLGDTNAYFAEQAPWVLRKTDVARMETVLYVTLEILRIVSILIQPVMPDAAGKLLTILGQGTEAEDTLRQFTAISTPLVAGTVLPAPTPIFPRYEEPAEA from the coding sequence GTGAGAACTACTGACTCGGCCAAGACGCCTTACTACCTGACAACCGCCATCACGTACCCCAACGGCGTTCCGCACATTGGGCACGCGTACGAATACATTGCTACCGACGCCATGGCCCGGTTCAAGCGCCTTGACGGTTTTGATGTCATGTTCCTGACTGGCACAGATGAGCACGGTATGAAGATTGCCCAGACGGCTGAAAAAGAGGGCCTCACGCCCAAAGAACTCGTTGACCGCAACGTCACAATTTTCAAGGAAACCCATGCGGCCCTTGGCATTAGCTATGACCGTTTTATTCGCACCACCGACGCCGATCATTATGCCGCCTCTCAGGCCATCTGGCAGAAGATGGAAGAGGCCGGGGATATTTACTTAGGCAAGTACGAGGGCTGGTACTCGGTTCGTGACGAGGCCTACTACGGCGAAGATGAGACGGAACTGCGCGAGGACGGAAACCGCTACTCCAAGGTCACCGATACTGTACTGACCTGGACCGAGGAGGAAAGCTACTTTTTCCGACTCTCCAATTACCAAGACAAACTGCTGGCACTATACGACTCTGTACCCGAATTTGGTGCCCCCCGAACGCGCTTCAACGAGGTCATCAGCTTCGTCAAGGGAGGGCTAGAAGACCTCTCGGTTAGCCGGACCACATTCGACTGGGGAGTGCCGGTTCCTGGCAACGACAAACACGTCATGTATGTCTGGGTTGATGCGCTGACCAACTACTTAACAGGTGTGGGCTACCCTGATGTGGACTCAGAGGCTTTCAAAAATTACTGGCCGGCAGATGTTCACGTCATCGGCAAGGATATCTCCCGGTTCCATGCCGTGTACTGGCCGGCATTTTTGATGTCCGCCGGACTTGAATTGCCCAAGCGCGTAATGATCCACGGTTTCCTGCACAACAATGGCGTGAAGATGTCCAAATCGCTGGGTAACGTGGTGGCTCCTGCCGACTGGGTTGCCCAATACGGGTTGGACCAGGTGCGCTTCTTCTTGCTGCGTGAAGTTCACTTCGGGGCCGACGGCTCCTACAACCATGACGCTGTGGTGGGTCGTATGAACGCTGACCTGGCTAATAACCTGGGCAACCTAGCCCAACGTTCACTGTCCATGGTGGCGAAGAACTGCTCAGGTACCGTGCCTGCCCCTGGTGCATTCACCTCTGCCGACGAGGAGATTTTGGCTGCTGTACATGGGCTGCTTGAGCACTCACGCAACGCTTATGAGGTGCAGGATTTCCATGGCTCGTTGGAGAAGATCTGGCTTGTTTTGGGCGACACCAACGCTTACTTCGCCGAGCAGGCCCCATGGGTGCTGCGCAAGACTGATGTGGCGCGGATGGAAACAGTTTTGTACGTGACATTGGAGATCCTGCGCATTGTTTCGATCCTCATCCAGCCCGTGATGCCTGACGCGGCCGGTAAGCTGCTGACAATTTTGGGCCAGGGCACCGAAGCAGAGGATACGCTTCGCCAGTTCACGGCCATTTCCACTCCCTTGGTGGCCGGAACCGTGCTGCCCGCTCCGACGCCGATCTTCCCACGGTATGAGGAGCCGGCCGAGGCGTAG
- the serA gene encoding phosphoglycerate dehydrogenase: protein MSATKPVVLLAEELSPATIEALGPDFEIRHADGADRSALLSAIVDVDAILVRSATQVDAEAIAAAKKLKIIARAGVGLDNVDIKAATRAGVMVVNAPTSNIVSAAELTIGHILSLARHIPAASTALKNGEWKRSKYTGTELLEKKLGIIGLGRIGALITERAKAFGMEIVAYDPYVTSARAASLGVQLLSLDELLEQSDFITIHMPRTPETLGMIGTEAFAKMKKTAYVINVARGGLIDEAALNIALRNGDIAGAGIDVFVKEPATDVDFLGLDNVIATPHLGASTDEAQEKAGVSVAKSVRLALAGELVPDAVNVAGGVIAPDVRPGIPLIEKLGRIFTALCHASVTAIDVEVAGEIAAHDVKALELSALKGVFKDVVSEQVSYVNAPVLAEQRGIKTNLITTLESADYRNVLTIRGALSDDSQISVSGTLTGPKQIQKIVSVNGYELEIPMSDHLLVIAYADRPGVVGALGRLLGENQVNIAGMQVARHTEGGQALALITVDSSVPQSLLEAIKVEIGATMAREVDLED, encoded by the coding sequence GTGAGCGCCACCAAGCCAGTAGTACTCCTCGCTGAGGAACTGTCACCCGCCACGATCGAGGCCCTGGGGCCCGATTTTGAGATCCGACATGCAGACGGCGCAGATCGCTCCGCTTTGCTTTCCGCCATTGTTGACGTTGATGCGATCCTGGTTCGCTCCGCAACGCAGGTAGACGCCGAGGCCATCGCCGCGGCGAAGAAACTGAAGATCATTGCACGTGCGGGTGTGGGGCTGGATAACGTTGATATCAAGGCCGCAACCCGGGCCGGGGTCATGGTGGTCAACGCACCAACATCGAACATCGTTTCTGCCGCCGAACTGACAATCGGTCACATTCTTTCCCTGGCCCGGCACATTCCGGCCGCCAGTACCGCGCTGAAAAATGGTGAGTGGAAGCGTTCCAAGTACACCGGAACCGAACTGCTGGAAAAGAAGCTCGGTATCATTGGTTTGGGCCGTATCGGCGCCCTGATCACCGAGCGCGCCAAGGCATTTGGCATGGAGATCGTTGCCTACGATCCCTACGTCACCTCAGCACGCGCCGCCAGCCTGGGAGTACAGCTCCTGTCCCTAGACGAGCTGCTGGAGCAGTCGGACTTCATCACCATCCACATGCCCCGCACCCCAGAAACACTGGGCATGATTGGCACCGAAGCATTCGCCAAGATGAAGAAAACCGCCTACGTCATCAACGTGGCCCGTGGTGGTTTGATCGATGAAGCTGCCCTGAACATCGCCTTGCGCAACGGTGACATTGCCGGAGCTGGCATTGACGTATTCGTCAAGGAACCCGCCACCGACGTTGACTTCCTGGGTCTGGATAACGTCATTGCCACACCCCACCTCGGAGCCTCCACGGATGAAGCACAGGAAAAGGCTGGCGTCTCCGTTGCCAAATCAGTACGTCTGGCCCTTGCCGGCGAGCTGGTTCCTGACGCCGTGAACGTGGCCGGTGGCGTCATTGCCCCCGACGTTCGCCCCGGTATCCCGCTGATTGAGAAGCTGGGCCGGATCTTCACTGCACTGTGCCACGCTTCTGTCACCGCCATTGATGTTGAAGTTGCCGGTGAAATTGCCGCCCACGATGTCAAAGCCCTTGAACTCTCTGCACTTAAGGGTGTCTTCAAGGATGTTGTTTCCGAGCAGGTCTCCTACGTCAACGCACCGGTTTTGGCCGAGCAGCGCGGCATCAAGACCAACCTGATCACCACCTTGGAGTCTGCTGATTACCGCAACGTGCTGACTATCCGCGGGGCGCTCTCGGATGATTCGCAGATTTCCGTTTCAGGTACTTTGACGGGCCCGAAGCAGATTCAGAAGATCGTTTCGGTCAATGGCTATGAACTTGAAATCCCGATGAGCGATCACCTCTTGGTGATCGCCTACGCGGACCGTCCCGGCGTTGTTGGCGCGTTGGGTCGCCTGCTGGGGGAAAACCAGGTCAACATTGCCGGCATGCAGGTTGCTCGCCACACAGAAGGAGGGCAGGCGCTGGCCCTGATCACGGTTGACAGCTCCGTGCCGCAGTCACTGTTGGAAGCCATCAAGGTTGAGATCGGTGCCACCATGGCCCGCGAAGTGGACCTGGAAGACTAA
- the ilvC gene encoding ketol-acid reductoisomerase: MTDMFYDDDADLSIIQGRKVAVIGYGSQGHAHALSLRDSGVDVRVGLKEGSKSRAKAEAEGLRVLSVAEATAEADLIMILTPDQVQRFVYAEEIAPNLKAGDALFFGHGFNIRYGYIQPPADVDVALVAPKGPGHIVRREFEAGRGVPDLIAVEQNATGKARELALSYAKGIGGTRAGVIETTFTEETETDLFGEQAVLCGGASQLVQYGFEVLTEAGYKPEVAYFEVLHELKLIVDLMVEGGIAKQRWSVSDTAEYGDYVSGPRVITPEVKENMKAVLKDIQNGAFAKRFIDDQDNGGAEFAALRKQGEDHPIEATGRELRKLFSWIKTSDDYTEGSVAR; encoded by the coding sequence GTGACCGACATGTTCTACGACGACGACGCAGACCTCTCCATCATCCAGGGTCGCAAGGTCGCCGTCATTGGCTACGGCAGCCAGGGCCACGCACACGCACTGAGCTTGCGCGATTCAGGTGTTGACGTTCGAGTGGGCCTCAAAGAAGGCTCCAAGTCACGTGCCAAGGCAGAGGCAGAGGGCCTGCGCGTCCTCAGTGTTGCAGAGGCAACCGCAGAAGCCGATCTGATCATGATCCTTACACCGGATCAGGTTCAGCGCTTTGTTTACGCAGAAGAAATTGCACCGAACCTCAAGGCAGGCGACGCACTGTTCTTCGGCCACGGCTTTAACATCCGCTACGGTTACATCCAGCCGCCGGCCGACGTTGATGTTGCCCTCGTTGCCCCTAAGGGTCCGGGACACATTGTGCGCCGCGAGTTCGAAGCCGGCCGCGGTGTGCCGGACTTGATCGCAGTTGAGCAGAATGCCACAGGCAAAGCACGCGAGCTGGCACTGTCCTACGCCAAGGGCATCGGTGGAACCCGTGCAGGCGTCATTGAGACAACGTTCACCGAAGAGACCGAAACGGATCTGTTCGGCGAGCAGGCGGTTCTTTGCGGCGGTGCTTCACAGCTGGTTCAGTACGGTTTCGAAGTATTGACCGAAGCCGGTTACAAGCCCGAAGTTGCTTACTTCGAGGTCCTCCACGAGCTCAAGCTCATTGTTGACTTGATGGTTGAAGGTGGCATCGCCAAGCAGCGCTGGAGCGTTTCCGATACAGCAGAGTACGGCGACTACGTCTCCGGTCCTCGCGTGATCACCCCCGAGGTGAAGGAAAACATGAAGGCTGTCCTGAAAGACATCCAGAATGGCGCGTTCGCCAAGCGTTTCATTGACGATCAGGACAACGGCGGCGCCGAGTTCGCTGCGCTGCGCAAGCAGGGCGAGGACCACCCGATCGAGGCCACCGGCCGCGAACTGCGCAAGCTCTTCTCCTGGATCAAGACCAGCGATGACTACACAGAAGGCTCCGTAGCCCGCTAA
- the ilvN gene encoding acetolactate synthase small subunit: MTRHTLSVLVEDKPGVLTRVASMFARRAFNINSLAVGPTENAGISRMTVVVDADGELIEQVTKQLNKLVNVIKIVELVSENSVQRDHILVKVRADAATRLQVTQAADLFRASVVDVSTDSLTIEATGYADKLAALLNVLEPFGIREIVQSGTLAIGRGSRSMSDRALRAS, from the coding sequence ATGACTCGACATACTCTTTCCGTACTGGTTGAAGACAAACCCGGTGTTTTGACCCGTGTGGCAAGCATGTTTGCCCGCCGCGCGTTCAATATCAACTCCCTAGCAGTTGGCCCCACAGAGAATGCCGGAATTTCCCGCATGACAGTTGTGGTTGATGCTGACGGTGAACTGATTGAACAAGTCACCAAGCAACTGAATAAACTAGTCAACGTCATCAAGATTGTTGAACTTGTTTCAGAGAATTCCGTACAACGGGACCACATTCTGGTCAAGGTACGGGCGGACGCCGCTACGAGATTGCAGGTAACCCAGGCTGCAGATCTCTTTAGGGCTTCAGTAGTTGATGTGTCCACAGACTCATTGACCATCGAAGCCACCGGTTACGCGGACAAGCTTGCAGCATTGCTCAACGTCTTGGAGCCATTTGGCATCCGAGAAATCGTGCAATCAGGCACCTTGGCCATCGGGCGGGGATCCCGCTCCATGAGCGATAGGGCGTTGCGCGCCTCATAG